The genomic region ACCACCAGGTGCTGGCCGCCCGGCCGGAGTCGGCCGACGCCGACTACCGGACCCGGCACGACCGCTGGCGGTCCGGGGGCCCGGTCGAGGAGGAGATCACGGCCTGGCGGGAGGGCCGTACCGGATATCCCGTGGTCGATGCCGCCATGCGCCAGCTGCGCCACCAGGGCTGGATGCACAACCGGGGGCGGCTGCTGACGGCGAGCTTCCTCACCAAGACGCTGTACGTGGACTGGCGGGTCGGCGCCCGGCACTTCCTGGAGCTGCTGGTGGACGGGGACATCGCCGACAACCAGCTCAACTGGCAGTGGGTGGCGGGGACGGGCACGGACAGCCGGCCGAACCGGGTGTTCAACCCGGTCGCCCAGGGCAAGCGGTACGACCCGGACGGCGGTTACGTCCGCCGCTGGGTGCCCGAACTCGACGGGCTCGAAGGCGCCTCCGTACACGAACCGTGGAAGCACCGCGGCGCCGCCGGCGCCTATCCCCCGCCGCTGCTCGAACTCTCCGAGGGCCTGGCCCGCTTCAAGCGGGCCCGTGACCTGGGCTGAGGCCGGCCCCGGCGCATTCCGGGGCCGGTTGCCGGCTCGGGACCCGGCGTCAGACCCCGTCGGGGTCGGCACGCTCCAGCGCGGGGCGCGGCCCCGGCCCGGTCTCGGTGAGCAGGAAGTCGGCCGCCGCGGTGTCGGTGACCAGGCTGGTGACCAGACCGGACTTCAGGACCGCTCCGATCGCCGCCGCCTTGCGCTGGCCGCCCGCGATGGCCACGACCTCGGGGATACGGCGCAGCCGGTCGGCCTCGACGGTGATGCACCGCTCGCCCAGATCGCGGCCGACCCGTCGCCCCTGGGCGTCGAAGAGGTGCGCGGACATCTCGGCGGCCACACCGAGCGAGGCGTAGTGCGCCCGCTCCGCGTCGCTGAGCATGTCGTGGACGGTGGAGATGCCCGGCTCCCAGGAGCCGATGGACACCGCGGCCACCGTCACCTTGTCGAAGTACTCGAAGGCACGGGCGATCCCGGTCTGGTTGCGCAGCGCGGCGGCGGTGGCCGGGTCGGGCAGCAGCATCGGGGCGTAGATGGGATGGGCCTCGCCGCCGGACACCTGGGCGGCACGCCGTACGGCCTCGACCGAGCCGCGCTCGGCGGTCCCCGCGTCGTACACACCGGTGAGCTGGACGACCGTGCACGGCGGGAGGGCGTCCAGCGCCGCCGCCATGTGAATCGTGGACCGGCCCCAGGCCAGGCCCAGCACATCGCCCTCGGTCACCAGTTCGCCGAGCAGGTCGGCCGCCACCTCGCCGAGGTTCTCGGGGTCGGGTGCGTCGTCCGCCGCGTCCGCGGGGGACTCGACGACCACGGCGTGCCGCAGTCCGTACCGCGCCCGCAAGGCGTCCGAGCGCTCCGCGTCGAGCTCGGCGGGGACCCGGATCTCGATCCGTACGAGATCACGCTCCAGCGCCGTTTCCAGGACCCGCGCGACCTTGAAGCGGCTGACGCCGAACTCCTCCGCGATCTGGATCTTGGACTTTCCCTCCAGGTAGAAACGACGGGCCATGGCCGCCGCTTGCACCAGCTCCGCGGGTCCCATCCGCAGGGCTGATCGACCCGCCGACATAGCAGACACCGCGATCTCCTCACTGCTGTTCACTCCCCGAATCCGCCATCCTGTCAGACCGGGCACATCTTGATCGGCCCCGAAGGGCCGCGTTCATCTCCTGGTGGCTCAATGGCCGCAGGACCAGGCCGCCGCGGCGGTCGTCTCCTGCGCCTGGTGCCGGAGCATGCGGACGGCCGCCGCCGGGTCGTCCGCGCCGTACACGGCGGAGCCCGCGACGAAGACGTCCGCGCCGGCCTCCGCGCACCGCTCGATCGTCGACGCCGAGACCCCGCCGTCGACCTGGAGCCAGAGTTCGAGGCCGTGCTTGGAGATCAGCTCACGGGTGCGGCGGATCTTCGGCAGCATGATGTCCAGGAAGGACTGGCCGCCGAAGCCCGGCTCCACGGTCATGATCAGCAGCATGTCCAGCTCGGGGAGCAGGTCCTCGTACGGCTCGATCGGCGTCGCGGGCTTCAGCGCCATCGACGCGCGGGCCCCCTTGGCCCTGATCTCCCGTGCCAGCCGTACGGGGGCCGCCGCCGCCTCCGCGTGGAAGGTGACGGAGCCCGCGCCCGCCTCGACGTACTGCGGGGCCCAGCGGTCCGCGTCCTCGATCATCAGATGGCAGTCCAGCGGGGTGTCCGTCGCCCTGCTGAGCGCTTCCACCACCGGGACGCCGAGCGTCAGATTGGGTACGAAGTGGTTGTCCATCACGTCGACGTGGAGCCAGTCGGCACCTTCGACGGCCTTCGCCTCCTCCGCGAGGCGGGAGAAGTCGGCGGACAGGATGCTGGGGTTGATCTGCACGGCCATGCCCCAAGCCTGCCATGCCCCGGCGCAGTTGCCTGCCACGGTACGGACCGAAGGGGTACGGGTATCCGTACACTCCGCGCAATCCTCGCATGCGACGGAGGTCGCGGGGCGCGCCCCGCGACCGTGCGGAGCGTCAGGCCGTGCGCCGCAGCAGGGCGAGGTACATCGCGTCGGTGCCGTGCAGATGCGGCCACAGCTGGACGTCGGGGCCGTCACCGACCGCGGCCACGCCCGGCATCAGCGGCCTGACGTCGATCCACTCGGCCTCGACCGGCTGGCCGCCCCGCCCCTTCAGCACGTCCTCGACGACCACGCGGGTCTCGGCCAGGTGCGGGGAACAGGTCGCGTACCCGACGACGCCGCCGACCCGGACCGCGCTCAGTGCCTCCCTGAGCAGTCCGCGCTGCAGGGGTGCGAACCCCTCCAGGTCCGCGGGGCGCCGCCGCCACCGCGCCTCCGGCCTGCGCCGCAGCGCGCCCAGTCCGGTGCACGGCACGTCCATCAGCACCCGGTCGAAGGAGCCCGGCAGCCACGGCGGCCGGGTGCCGTCGGCCGCGATGACCTGATACGGGCCCGGGTTGCCCGCCAGTGTCCGCTCGACGAGACGGGCCCGGTGCGGCTGCTTCTCGGAGGCCAGCAGCGCCGCCCCCCGCCCGGCGGCGAGCGCGGCCAGCAGCGCGGCCTTCCCGCCGGGGCCGGCGCACCCGTCGAGCCAGCGCTCGTCGCGGCCCTCGATCGGCGCGTTGGCCAGCGCCGTGGCAACGAGCTGGCTGCCCTCGTCCTGGACCCCGGCCCGGCCGTCGCGGACGGCTTCGATCGCGCCGGGCTCGCCGCCCTCGGCGAGCCGTACGGCATACGGCGACCAGCGTCCGGGCAGCGCGGAGTCGGCGCCGACCGTTTCGATCAGTTCGTCGGTGGTGGACCGGCCGGGCCTGGCGACCAGCGTCACCTCGGGGCGCTCGTTGTCGGCCTCCAGGAGATCCTCGATACCGGCGCGGCCACCGCCCAGCGAGTCCCACAGCGCGGAGACGATCCAGCGGGGGTGCGAGTGGACCACCGCCAGGTGCTCCTCCGCGTCCTGGTCGTAGGGCGGGGCGACCCGCTCCAGCCAGCCGTCCAGGTCGTCGGCCGCGACCTTGCGCAGCACCGCGTTGACGAACTTGGCCCGCCCGTCGCCGAGCACCACCCTGGCCAGCTCCACGCTCGCGGAGACCGCCGCGTGGGTGGGGATACGGGTGCCGAGCAGCTGGTGCACGCCGAGCGCCAGCACGTCGAGGACCGGCGGATCGACCTGGCGCAGCGGCCGGTCGATGCACGCCGAGATGATCGCGTCGTAGGTGCCCTGACGGCGCAGGGTCCCGTACACCAGCTCGGTGGCCAGCGCCGCGTCCCGCCCGTCGAACTGCGGGTTCTCGCGCGCCTTCTTCAGCAGCGGCGGCAGCACGAGGTTGGCGTACGCGTCCCGGTCGTCGACCGCCCGCAGCGCCTCGAAGGCGAGGATCCGCACCGGGTCCTTCTGCGGGCGGCGGTACGGCTTCGACTGCTGGGCGGGACGGCGGCGAGGCTGGTCGTTCACGTGAAAGGTGCTCCGCTGGTGGTGAGAGGGGGCGAACCCTCTCAGCGTACGTCCGCGGCGCCGCACCGCTCACCGGCGGTCGCGGTCGGCGGCCGGGGCTGTCCGGCCGCCGCGGACCGCGCGTCAGTCGCCGAGCAGTTCGCCCGCGGCGATCCGTACCCCGCGTGCCCAGTCGGCGGCGCGCATCGGCTTCTTGCCCTGGGGCTGGACCCAGAGCAGTTCGACGGCGTGCGAGCCGGTGCCGACGTGCACGCTGTTCTTGGAGACCGACAGTTCGCCGGGGGCCAGGTCGGTGCGGTCGGTGACCGGTGTCAGCGCGACCAGTTTGAGCCGCTCGCCGCGGAAGAGCGTCCAGGCGCCGGGCGCGGGGGTGCAGCCGCGCACCAGGCGGTCCACCCGCATGGCGGGGGCGGTCCAGTCCACCTGGGCGTCCTCGACAGTGATCTTCGGCGCCGACGAGATGCCCTCGGCGGGCTGCGGCACGGCGTGCAGGGTGCCGTCCTCGATGCCGTCCATGGTCGCCACGAGCAGCCCGGACCCGGCGAAGGCGAGCCTGGTGAGCAGATCGCCGCTGGTGTCGGTGGGGCGTACTTCCTCGGTGAGCACCCCGTACACCGGGCCCGAGTCGAGCCCCTCCTCGATCAGGAACGTCGACGCACCGGTCACCTCGTCGCCCGCGATGATCGAATGCTGTACCGGGGCCGCTCCGCGCCAGGCGGGCAGCAGCGAGAAGTGCAGATTGACCCAGCCGCGGGCCGGGACGTCGAGCGCGGTCCTGGGCAGCAGCGCGCCGTAGGCGACGACCGGGCAGCAGTCCGGGCCGATCTCCCGGAGCCTGGCGAGGAAGGCCTCGTCGCGCGGTCTGGCCGGCTTCAGCACCTCGATACCGGCCTCCTCCGCGCGCTGCGCGACCGGGCTCGCGACCAGCCGGCGACCGCGACCGGCCGGTGCGTCGGGCCGGGTGACGACGGCGGCCACCTCGTGCCGGTCGGATGCGATCAGCGCGTCCAGGGCGGGTACGGCGACCTCGGGGGTGCCTGCGAAGACGAGTTTCACTGGATGCCTCTCGGACCGACTACGTACGACAACGAGCAGCGCACCAGTCTATGGGCCGTGGACGCAGGGGGCGTACGCACAGTCGCGCGCCCCTCGCATATGCCCCTACGCCCCCGCAGCGTGACCACAACAGCAGGTGGCGCGTTGGTCAAGAGAGATTGACCGAAACAGAGATTGACCGACACGACACCATGGGCCGCACGCGCGGTCCGATCCCTTTCAACGCCGGTTCGAGAGGCTTGTTCATGGCCGACCACGCAACCCACGACGCCCAAGCGCGGGCCAGCCTGCATCTGTTGGTTCGGGACATCGAGCGGGTCCGCCGACAGGTGGACGCGCTTCGCACCCTCACCGCCCAGTTGGGCAACGTCTACCGTCCGCGCCGTTCGGGCCCTTCCACGGGCTTCGTCGTCTACGGCAGGGCGCCCGCACCGACCGTCCGGCTGGCCCAGGAGCTGCGGGACAGCGTCGAAACCCTGGTGACGGCCGCGGTGGACTTCGACCGTTCGCTGGGATTCTCGTGGGACGCGGTGGGCTCGGCGCTCGGGGTCACCAAGCAGGCGGTGCACCGCCGTTACGGCACCCGGCGAGCGGCGGCTGCTGCTGCGGCGGCCGAGCCGGAACAACCCGTACCGGCCGCTGCCGTGGAGAGCGGCCCCCCGACCCGTACCCTGCCCGTCGCACCCGGCCTGCCCACCGTTCCCGCTGCCCGGTCCATGCCTCCCCAGCCGACGGCGAACAGCCATGTCCTGCGGGAGGAAGCCCGCCCGGGTGCCCTCCCGGGGCCGCGCAACGGCTGACCCGTCACCCCACCTCCGCTGCCCCCTGCGTCGACCGCGCCGGGGGCAGCCGTGCGTTCGGCCGCCGGCCGCGGGTGGTGGACGGTGCGGCATGCCTCGGCCGGTGTTTCTCGCGCACTTCGCCCCGGCCGGTGTCCCGGGGACCCCGGCCCGGCCGAACTCCGGAGAACTGCGGCTCGGTTGAGCTCCGGAGGCCTCAGCTCAGCCGATGTCCGGCGGGTCGACCCTGATCCGTACGGGTTCGCCGCCCCGTGTCAGCCGCGCCGCCTGCGCCGTCTTGAGTGCGGCCGCGAGCGCCGCCCCGCTCCCCGGCGGCACCCGGATCAACGCCCGTTCCACGCTTTCGCCGGGCGGTGCGTCGCCCGGTCTGCGCGGCCGGTTCGGATCGGGGGACAGCACCGGTACCGGTCCCAGCACCTCCGCGTCGCCCGGCAGGTCGACCGCGTCGAGGAACGCGCTCAGCGTCTCCGGCCGCCCGGACACCGCGGCCATCCTGGACACGGGCGGGAAGCCCAGCTCGGCGCGCTCGGCCAGTTCCCGCACGGCGTGCCCGACCGGGTCCCAGCGGACCAGCGCCTGCACGGGCCGCAGCGTCGGCTCGGCGACGACGACCACGGTGCCCCCCTCTCCCTGGCCCCGTACGAGGGAGGCGGCGTCGATCCAGCGCCGCAGCGCCTCCTCGCCCGCACGCAGGTCGGGCCGCCCGAGCATCGCCCAGCCGTCGAGCAGCAGCGCCGCCGCGTATCCGCCCTCGGCGACCGGCTCGGCGCCCGGGGTGCTGACGATCAGCGCGGGCCGCCCGTCCACGGTGTCCAGCACCTGGTCACGGCCGGATGTCCGCACCGGCACCGCCGGAAACGCCCGTCCCAGCTCCTCCGCGGTACGCCGGGCGCCGACGACCTGCGCGCGCAGCCTCGTGTGACCGCATTCGAGGCAGTGCCAGCCGGTCGCGTCCTGCCCGCACCAGCCGCAGCGCAGGGCCCGTTCGTCCGGGGCCTCCAGCGGGCCCGCGCAGTGCGCGCACCGGGCTGGGGTGCGGCAGCGTTCGCAGGACAGCCGGGGCACGTACCCCCGTCTCGGCACCTGCACCAGTACCGGGCCGCTCTTCAGCCCGTCCCGCACCGCCTGCCAGGCGAGGCTCGGCAGGCGGGCCGCCCTCGCCCCTTCGTCCCGCACCAGATCCAGGTCGCCGACGGTGCGGACCAGCGGCGCCGCGGCCCTGACCTGTTCCCGGTCGGCCACCAGGGGCGCGGCCCAGCCGCTCTCGACGAGCTGGGCGGCCTCCACCGTGCAGCTCGTACTGCCCAGCAGGAAGCCGCACTTGTCGTGCG from Streptomyces sp. NBC_01267 harbors:
- a CDS encoding sugar-binding transcriptional regulator; this encodes MSAGRSALRMGPAELVQAAAMARRFYLEGKSKIQIAEEFGVSRFKVARVLETALERDLVRIEIRVPAELDAERSDALRARYGLRHAVVVESPADAADDAPDPENLGEVAADLLGELVTEGDVLGLAWGRSTIHMAAALDALPPCTVVQLTGVYDAGTAERGSVEAVRRAAQVSGGEAHPIYAPMLLPDPATAAALRNQTGIARAFEYFDKVTVAAVSIGSWEPGISTVHDMLSDAERAHYASLGVAAEMSAHLFDAQGRRVGRDLGERCITVEADRLRRIPEVVAIAGGQRKAAAIGAVLKSGLVTSLVTDTAAADFLLTETGPGPRPALERADPDGV
- the rpe gene encoding ribulose-phosphate 3-epimerase; amino-acid sequence: MAVQINPSILSADFSRLAEEAKAVEGADWLHVDVMDNHFVPNLTLGVPVVEALSRATDTPLDCHLMIEDADRWAPQYVEAGAGSVTFHAEAAAAPVRLAREIRAKGARASMALKPATPIEPYEDLLPELDMLLIMTVEPGFGGQSFLDIMLPKIRRTRELISKHGLELWLQVDGGVSASTIERCAEAGADVFVAGSAVYGADDPAAAVRMLRHQAQETTAAAAWSCGH
- a CDS encoding RsmB/NOP family class I SAM-dependent RNA methyltransferase is translated as MNDQPRRRPAQQSKPYRRPQKDPVRILAFEALRAVDDRDAYANLVLPPLLKKARENPQFDGRDAALATELVYGTLRRQGTYDAIISACIDRPLRQVDPPVLDVLALGVHQLLGTRIPTHAAVSASVELARVVLGDGRAKFVNAVLRKVAADDLDGWLERVAPPYDQDAEEHLAVVHSHPRWIVSALWDSLGGGRAGIEDLLEADNERPEVTLVARPGRSTTDELIETVGADSALPGRWSPYAVRLAEGGEPGAIEAVRDGRAGVQDEGSQLVATALANAPIEGRDERWLDGCAGPGGKAALLAALAAGRGAALLASEKQPHRARLVERTLAGNPGPYQVIAADGTRPPWLPGSFDRVLMDVPCTGLGALRRRPEARWRRRPADLEGFAPLQRGLLREALSAVRVGGVVGYATCSPHLAETRVVVEDVLKGRGGQPVEAEWIDVRPLMPGVAAVGDGPDVQLWPHLHGTDAMYLALLRRTA
- the fmt gene encoding methionyl-tRNA formyltransferase yields the protein MKLVFAGTPEVAVPALDALIASDRHEVAAVVTRPDAPAGRGRRLVASPVAQRAEEAGIEVLKPARPRDEAFLARLREIGPDCCPVVAYGALLPRTALDVPARGWVNLHFSLLPAWRGAAPVQHSIIAGDEVTGASTFLIEEGLDSGPVYGVLTEEVRPTDTSGDLLTRLAFAGSGLLVATMDGIEDGTLHAVPQPAEGISSAPKITVEDAQVDWTAPAMRVDRLVRGCTPAPGAWTLFRGERLKLVALTPVTDRTDLAPGELSVSKNSVHVGTGSHAVELLWVQPQGKKPMRAADWARGVRIAAGELLGD
- a CDS encoding primosomal protein N' — its product is MSSDNKQPEPPDREAPEQLALIRESVRTAKVPRAKPRTWRGAALAKELPVARVVVNKGVLHLDQFFDYAVPEELDEAAQPGVRVRVRFGAGSRNVRDGRREGGGLIDGFVVERRAESDYVGPLAALAAVVSPEPVLGADLLGLARAVADRYAGSLADVLQLAVPPRNARAEGKPSPEPLEPPRPPDPETWERYGQGPGFLRALASGAAPRAVWSALPGPHWPQELARAVAAVLSSGRGALVVVPDGRSAARVDSALTAVLGAGRHALLTADAGPEKRYRQWLAVRRGAVRAVVGTRAAMFAPVQDLGLVAIWEDGDSSHSEPHAPLPHAREVLLLRAAHDKCGFLLGSTSCTVEAAQLVESGWAAPLVADREQVRAAAPLVRTVGDLDLVRDEGARAARLPSLAWQAVRDGLKSGPVLVQVPRRGYVPRLSCERCRTPARCAHCAGPLEAPDERALRCGWCGQDATGWHCLECGHTRLRAQVVGARRTAEELGRAFPAVPVRTSGRDQVLDTVDGRPALIVSTPGAEPVAEGGYAAALLLDGWAMLGRPDLRAGEEALRRWIDAASLVRGQGEGGTVVVVAEPTLRPVQALVRWDPVGHAVRELAERAELGFPPVSRMAAVSGRPETLSAFLDAVDLPGDAEVLGPVPVLSPDPNRPRRPGDAPPGESVERALIRVPPGSGAALAAALKTAQAARLTRGGEPVRIRVDPPDIG